In the genome of Vicia villosa cultivar HV-30 ecotype Madison, WI linkage group LG7, Vvil1.0, whole genome shotgun sequence, one region contains:
- the LOC131619028 gene encoding uncharacterized protein LOC131619028, with amino-acid sequence MEKWRSVDFSKEEEEGITAEIEELCEGEIFQRTLAGRLWTDNSFNSKAFISTMLGAWKLKNAVEVQELNKNLFLFRFTTRREMENILKNGPWSFDRNLLVLSRITGEEQPSELNMHFGTFWVRVYELPLMLRSEAMAKKLGGILGDFEELDTKEAHRNGRFLRIKVNIDLRKPLKRGTMVRFKEKNLRVHFIYERLPTFCFVCGKLGHQIKDCDVVGDLSEEGFEDIEEQDLAFGAWLRASPLPRIQEEVKKKDTSSSSCSKNLFNVSSGQSRHETKGKSKDGEEGEVEQQRTMVQDEPGAKIATTKKNTQEIQLMESNRVQKGKEPRKTNLEIEAMAESLGAVDISNVGKGSKELSVEGKSKKRKWIRRQNTRKATSSKTVEKEVERGKRNLVDVMIIDGTVDTCGKGEKKLKGPKEEVTTEQGPEVVLDNQHRLPQ; translated from the coding sequence ATGGAGAAGTGGAGATCTGTTGATTTttcgaaggaagaagaagaagggatCACAGCGGAAATCGAAGAGCTTTGCGAAGGAGAAATCTTTCAGCGAACATTAGCAGGTAGACTATGGACGGACAACAGTTTCAATTCAAAAGCTTTCATCAGTACCATGCTTGGAGCTTGGAAGCTTAAAAATGCAGTAGAGGTACAGGAGCTGAATAAGAATCTATTTCTCTTTCGCTTCACGACAAGGAGAGAAATGGAAAATATCCTGAAGAATGGTCCGTGGAGCTTCGACAGGAATTTGTTAGTACTCAGCAGAATTACAGGGGAAGAACAACCTTCGGAGTTGAACATGCATTTCGGAACGTTCTGGGTCCGTGTTTATGAATTACCTTTAATGCTTAGATCTGAGGCAATGGCGAAGAAATTAGGAGGCATTCTGGGAGATTTTGAAGAACTTGACACAAAGGAAGCTCACAGGAATGGTCGATTCCTGCGAATCAAGGTCAACATTGATTTAAGGAAACCGCTCAAGCGAGGAACGATGGTGCGATTCAAGGAGAAGAACCTGAGAGTACACTTTATATATGAACGACTGCCAACATTTTGCTTTGTCTGTGGGAAGCTAGGGCACCAGATCAAAGATTGTGATGTAGTGGGTGACCTAAGCGAAGAGGGTTTTGAAGATATTGAGGAACAAGATCTTGCATTCGGAGCCTGGCTGCGCGCGTCTCCTTTGCCAAGAATCCAAGAAGAAGTCAAAAAGAAGGACACATCGTCCAGCTCGTGTAGCAAGAATCTTTTCAATGTATCCTCCGGCCAAAGTAGACACGAAACGAAAGGTAAAAGTAAAGACGGGGAAGAAGGAGAAGTAGAGCAGCAACGGACAATGGTGCAAGACGAACCTGGGGCAAAAATCGCTACAACTAAAAAGAATACTCAAGAGATACAACTGATGGAAAGTAATAGGGTCCAGAAAGGTAAGGAGCCCAGGAAAACAAATTTGGAGATCGAAGCTATGGCGGAATCACTAGGAGCGGTGGATATCTCAAATGTGGGGAAAGGTAGTAAGGAGCTATCAGTGGAAGGAAAGAGCAAAAAGCGTAAATGGATAAGGCGACAAAACACGAGAAAGGCAACTTCATCAAAGACAGTGGAAAAAGAGGTGGAACGTGGGAAGCGAAACCTTGTTGATGTCATGATAATAGATGGAACAGTGGA
- the LOC131620553 gene encoding dolichol-phosphate mannose synthase subunit 2 isoform X4: MELADRAVGFLLSIISLSIFTYYTFWVIILPFVDGDHFVHKYFLPQEYAILIPVSAGVALLCLLCIFIGFVMLKSKKKKA, from the exons ATGGAATTGGCAGACAGAGCGGTTGGATTCCTATTGTCCATTATAAGCTTATCGATTTTCACTTATTATACTTTCTGGGTTATCATCCTG CCATTTGTAGATGGTGATCATTTCGTACATAAGTATTTCTTACCCCAAGAATATGCCATATTAATACCCGTTTCTGCTGGTGTGGCTCTTCTTTGCCTCTTATGCATATTTATTGGGTTCGTGATGCTCAAATCCAAGAAGAAGAAGGCATAA
- the LOC131620555 gene encoding uncharacterized protein LOC131620555, with the protein MVLWEIALGTAYFLGLKRTYRHAIRIQRRIINPNHSQIRQFLHRRTRSVFDVAIKVHQNIQVRDIEVGRNLGNFILRCLDRMKPSAQIHGGSPTNGASSIIRTTELQAKSFNLGRPSYYRLFKRGSNKRLFTPSSSIWPKPFPTIASMLRPPNPAGTSTHYRNLSIYPHDGFRTNCNAYRSEGVIRKDIMQWMLQN; encoded by the exons ATGGTGCTATGGGAGATTGCACTTGGAACTGCGTATTTTTTGGGTCTCAAACGAACTTACAGGCACGCTATAAGGATTCAACGTAGGATCATAAACCCTAACCACTCTCAGATCCGCCAATTTCTTCACAG AAGAACTCGTTCTGTATTTGATGTAGCAATCAAAGTTCATCAGAATATTCAAGTAAGGGACATAGAAGTTGGCCGGAATCTCGGAAACTTCATTTTACGATGTCTCGATCGAATGAAACCGTCAGCTCAGATTCATGGTGGATCACCCACAAATGGTGCTAGCTCAATTATAAGAACGACAGAGCTTCAAGCTAAGTCTTTCAATCTCGGAAGACCTAGTTACTACAGGTTATTCAAGAGGGGATCAAATAAGCGCTTATTTACCCCATCATCAAGTATATGGCCAAAACCTTTCCCCACCATTGCAAGTATGTTGCGACCACCAAATCCTGCTGGGACATCCACCCACTATCGGAACCTCAGTATCTATCCTCATGATGGTTTTAGAACAAACTGTAATGCTTACCGATCGGAAGGCGTTATTAGGAAGGACATCATGCAATGGATGCTGCAAAACTAA